From Variimorphobacter saccharofermentans, one genomic window encodes:
- the scfB gene encoding thioether cross-link-forming SCIFF peptide maturase, with the protein MVHQYKSNGYNIVLDVNSGMIHVVDDLAYDIIEMYENNDQGSIVEAMVQKYTQPQYAGLIQIEDGPKEDFTDHVEALVQQICEVLEDVEQLKKKGSLFTKDVYEDYIKDFKQRSTVVKALCLHIAHDCNLACRYCFAEEGEYKGGRALMSYEVGKKALDFLIANSGNRKNLEVDFFGGEPLMNFQVVKDLVKYGREQEQLHNKKFRFTLTTNGILLDDEVMEFANKEMSNVVLSIDGRKEVHDKMRPSRNGKGSYDVILPRFQKLAESRNQTNYYVRGTFTHNNLDFSDDVKHLADLGFQQISVEPVVALPEESYAITKEDLPILFDEYDKLAKLMIERKKQGKGFNFFHFMIDLSGGPCVAKRLSGCGSGTEYLAVTPWGDLYPCHQFVGIPEYLMGNVFEGVTKPEIREEFKCCNVYSKDKCRDCFAKFYCSGGCAANSYNFHGNINDAYDIGCELQKKRVECAIMIKVAEESQ; encoded by the coding sequence GTGGTTCACCAATATAAAAGTAATGGATATAATATTGTTTTGGATGTTAATAGTGGAATGATTCATGTAGTCGACGATTTGGCTTATGATATCATTGAGATGTATGAGAATAATGATCAAGGAAGTATCGTAGAAGCAATGGTTCAGAAATACACACAGCCTCAGTATGCAGGGCTGATTCAGATAGAAGACGGACCTAAGGAAGATTTTACAGATCATGTAGAAGCCTTGGTTCAACAGATATGCGAGGTTTTAGAAGATGTGGAGCAACTGAAAAAGAAAGGCTCTTTATTTACAAAGGATGTTTATGAGGATTATATTAAGGATTTTAAGCAACGTTCCACAGTTGTGAAAGCACTTTGCTTACATATTGCCCATGATTGTAATCTGGCGTGCAGATATTGCTTTGCGGAGGAGGGTGAATACAAAGGTGGCCGTGCTCTGATGAGTTATGAGGTGGGTAAAAAAGCCCTTGATTTCTTAATTGCAAACTCCGGTAACCGTAAGAACCTGGAGGTGGATTTCTTCGGAGGGGAACCACTGATGAACTTTCAGGTAGTGAAGGATTTGGTTAAGTATGGCAGAGAACAGGAACAGCTTCATAACAAGAAGTTCCGTTTCACACTAACGACCAATGGAATTTTATTGGATGACGAAGTGATGGAATTTGCTAACAAAGAAATGAGTAATGTGGTATTAAGCATTGATGGAAGAAAAGAAGTTCATGATAAAATGCGCCCCAGCAGGAACGGGAAAGGAAGCTATGACGTTATTCTTCCGAGATTCCAAAAGCTTGCTGAAAGCAGAAATCAAACGAACTACTATGTTCGAGGAACATTTACTCACAATAACCTTGATTTTTCCGATGATGTTAAGCATTTGGCAGATCTCGGTTTCCAACAGATTTCCGTTGAACCTGTCGTGGCTTTACCGGAAGAGTCTTATGCGATTACGAAGGAGGATTTACCAATCCTATTTGATGAATACGATAAGCTTGCAAAACTGATGATAGAGAGGAAAAAACAAGGCAAGGGATTCAACTTCTTCCACTTTATGATCGACCTGTCCGGGGGTCCCTGTGTTGCAAAACGTCTGTCAGGGTGTGGATCAGGAACGGAATACCTGGCAGTAACTCCCTGGGGGGATTTATATCCGTGCCATCAATTTGTTGGAATTCCGGAGTATCTTATGGGAAATGTATTTGAAGGCGTGACAAAGCCTGAGATACGGGAAGAATTCAAGTGCTGTAATGTATATTCCAAGGATAAATGCCGGGACTGCTTTGCTAAATTCTATTGCAGTGGTGGTTGTGCAGCAAATTCCTATAATTTTCATGGTAATATTAATGATGCTTATGATATTGGCTGTGAACTGCAGAAAAAGCGTGTGGAATGTGCGATTATGATAAAGGTAGCGGAAGAAAGTCAGTAG
- the scfA gene encoding six-cysteine ranthipeptide SCIFF, with product MRHIRTLNTKNLKDTMKKGGCGECQTSCQSACKTSCTVGNQSCENK from the coding sequence ATGAGACATATCAGAACTTTAAACACAAAGAATCTGAAAGATACTATGAAAAAAGGCGGATGTGGAGAATGCCAGACTTCTTGTCAGTCAGCATGCAAAACTTCCTGTACAGTAGGTAATCAAAGCTGCGAAAACAAATAG
- a CDS encoding DegV family protein, with translation MITTDTTCDLPDDYLKQHDITILPLYYSMNGTVYGEDNKLEPEEFYRIMRSGAMPNTMAVNPDTARQIFTDLLDQGYDIIHIAFSSALSGSYSVSATAARELCDERPGAKITVIDSLCASLGEGLLIHKAVQMKENGNTFDEVVEWIENNKLNLCHLFTVDDLHHLHRGGRVSKATAVIGTLINVKPVLHVNNEGRLIPLNNVRGRKKALISLVDQMEVRIKDYNGKNDIIFISHGDCFEDAQFVANLVKERFGIKENLIHFVSPTIGAHSGPGTVALFFMGKER, from the coding sequence ATAATAACAACGGATACAACCTGTGATTTACCGGATGATTATTTAAAACAGCACGACATTACTATTCTACCGCTTTATTATAGTATGAACGGTACAGTATATGGAGAAGATAACAAGCTGGAACCGGAAGAATTTTATCGAATCATGCGTAGTGGTGCCATGCCGAATACAATGGCAGTGAATCCAGATACCGCCAGACAGATCTTCACTGATTTGTTGGATCAGGGTTATGATATTATACACATTGCTTTTTCATCTGCTCTTAGCGGAAGTTATTCTGTTTCTGCTACAGCAGCCCGGGAATTATGTGATGAAAGACCTGGAGCGAAGATTACTGTGATTGATTCTCTGTGTGCGTCTCTTGGCGAGGGATTATTGATTCATAAAGCAGTCCAAATGAAGGAGAATGGCAATACCTTTGACGAAGTAGTGGAATGGATCGAGAACAACAAGCTCAATCTATGTCATTTATTCACGGTAGATGATTTACACCATCTGCATCGTGGCGGACGTGTATCAAAAGCTACCGCAGTGATTGGTACATTAATCAATGTTAAACCGGTTCTTCATGTTAATAATGAAGGTCGTTTAATTCCTCTAAATAATGTTCGGGGTAGAAAAAAAGCTTTGATATCCTTAGTCGATCAGATGGAGGTACGTATTAAGGACTATAACGGGAAGAACGACATCATCTTCATCAGTCATGGTGATTGCTTCGAGGATGCTCAATTTGTGGCCAATCTAGTCAAGGAACGCTTTGGTATTAAGGAAAACCTCATCCATTTTGTTAGCCCTACTATCGGTGCTCATTCCGGCCCTGGAACGGTGGCATTGTTCTTTATGGGTAAGGAAAGATAA
- a CDS encoding PTS transporter subunit EIIC: MTYMSTTEKRSGGQNLFDRVMDIISGIFIPIVNVIMAAGLLKGILMLLVNANLLQQTDGAYQMLYAISDGFFHFLPVFLAFTASKKLKADTFTSVMLAAALVYPDITALFKNGTQMDLFGIPIREVTYPSSVIPIIMAVGLQHYVERPLEKYLPNAIKGFLKPMITLTVVTPITFLVFGPLGSMIGEALAGVYALLYNLSPVAAGVIFGLIWQPMVVFGLQWGLVPVIIDNISTLGMDSILPLLGPAVMGQAGAALAVSILTKDKELKSISMSGSITAILGITEPVLYGVTVPLKRPMIAACIAGAIGGGIVGTSSASAVSFAFPSMVTLVVYFGEGFWTFLIAMVIGFILGFVLTLIIRFEEPVKSQAGDISQDNASNTVSYDCL; the protein is encoded by the coding sequence ATGACTTATATGAGCACAACAGAGAAAAGATCAGGTGGACAGAATTTGTTCGATCGAGTAATGGACATTATATCCGGGATATTTATCCCAATTGTTAATGTAATAATGGCAGCAGGCTTATTGAAGGGGATTCTGATGCTGCTGGTGAATGCAAATCTCCTTCAACAGACAGATGGAGCATACCAGATGCTTTATGCAATATCGGATGGGTTTTTCCATTTCCTTCCTGTATTTCTTGCGTTTACTGCATCGAAGAAGCTTAAAGCAGATACCTTTACTTCAGTTATGCTGGCAGCAGCGCTGGTATATCCGGATATCACCGCACTGTTTAAGAATGGAACTCAGATGGATTTGTTTGGAATTCCCATACGGGAGGTAACCTATCCTTCCAGCGTTATTCCCATTATTATGGCTGTGGGACTGCAACATTATGTGGAACGACCCTTGGAAAAATATCTTCCCAATGCCATAAAGGGCTTTTTAAAGCCAATGATTACCTTGACGGTTGTAACTCCAATAACGTTTTTGGTATTTGGACCTTTAGGATCTATGATTGGTGAAGCTTTGGCAGGAGTATATGCATTATTGTATAATTTAAGTCCGGTTGCTGCAGGAGTGATATTTGGTCTGATCTGGCAACCAATGGTTGTTTTTGGATTACAATGGGGTCTGGTTCCGGTTATTATAGATAATATCAGTACATTAGGCATGGACTCAATACTACCGCTCCTGGGACCGGCGGTTATGGGGCAGGCAGGTGCTGCGCTGGCGGTGAGTATATTGACAAAGGATAAGGAATTAAAGTCGATTTCCATGTCGGGATCTATTACAGCAATACTGGGAATTACCGAACCCGTATTATATGGGGTAACTGTTCCGTTAAAGAGACCAATGATTGCAGCTTGTATTGCTGGTGCAATTGGAGGAGGCATTGTTGGAACCTCAAGTGCATCAGCGGTTTCTTTTGCCTTCCCATCCATGGTAACCTTAGTGGTATATTTCGGTGAAGGCTTCTGGACATTCCTAATCGCTATGGTAATAGGATTTATCCTTGGATTTGTGTTAACCCTTATCATAAGATTTGAAGAGCCTGTAAAAAGCCAGGCGGGTGATATAAGTCAGGATAATGCCTCTAATACTGTCTCATATGATTGCTTATGA
- a CDS encoding M3 family oligoendopeptidase, with the protein MNKEWSLDVLYKGYDDIKYTEDRKRFEQLTKEMTDLCNELNMSDTSEEDKLLKAVNYLEEYKVLGSKIGYYVTLRQSVNTTDSMTANEMSSFERQFSLFSKPIAMIQKFIAGIQAMESYYEKYPKLKAYEYLFTEFKKESYYLLSDDVEDVIGKLNVSAGSAWGSMQSFLTSTLEVEYRDNVITLPEVRNKAYSEDAEVRKDAYAAELKAYEKIKDAISYSLNNIKTQVNTICELRGYESPLAMTLMQSKMKQETLDAMLEAIQDTLPSFHKYLKHKAKIMGHRGGLPWYDLFAPIGESTTQFTIEDSKDYLVTHFRGFSDDLADMVAEAYDNEWIDFYPRKGKVGGAFCENIPFVKQSRILTNFTGTFSDVVTLAHELGHAYHGLNIQDHLPLNVDYSMPVAETASTFNEALIMEAAIKETTGREKLALIESQLQDVTQIICDIYSRFLFESAVFEKSKTGFLFADELKEMMLDAQKEAYGDGLDHDYLHPYMWVLKGHYYSESLSFYNFPYAFGGLLARGLYEKYKTGGKDFIPKYKALLKATTVMSVEDAAMEAEIDLENPDFWRTSLRTVEDLIEEFIRLAE; encoded by the coding sequence ATGAATAAGGAATGGTCGTTAGATGTTTTATACAAAGGATATGATGATATCAAATATACAGAAGATAGAAAACGATTTGAGCAGCTCACGAAGGAGATGACGGACCTGTGCAATGAGCTTAATATGTCGGATACCTCAGAGGAGGATAAGCTGTTAAAGGCTGTGAACTATCTCGAAGAGTATAAGGTTCTGGGAAGTAAAATCGGATATTATGTTACTCTTCGTCAGTCCGTCAATACTACAGATAGTATGACGGCGAATGAGATGAGTAGCTTCGAAAGGCAGTTCAGCTTGTTTTCAAAACCCATCGCAATGATACAGAAATTTATTGCAGGCATTCAGGCGATGGAATCTTATTATGAGAAGTATCCTAAGCTGAAAGCTTACGAGTATCTATTCACAGAATTTAAGAAAGAATCATACTACTTACTAAGTGATGATGTGGAAGATGTTATAGGAAAATTAAATGTATCAGCGGGCTCGGCCTGGGGAAGTATGCAGAGCTTTCTTACTTCAACATTGGAAGTAGAGTACCGGGATAATGTGATTACTCTTCCTGAGGTTCGTAATAAAGCATATAGTGAGGATGCTGAGGTACGAAAAGATGCTTATGCAGCAGAACTTAAGGCATACGAAAAAATCAAAGATGCGATTAGCTATTCTCTTAATAATATAAAGACGCAGGTAAACACCATATGTGAATTACGAGGATATGAATCTCCACTTGCAATGACACTGATGCAGTCCAAGATGAAACAAGAAACATTGGATGCTATGCTGGAGGCAATTCAGGATACACTACCTTCTTTTCATAAATATCTGAAGCACAAAGCGAAGATTATGGGACACAGGGGTGGACTCCCTTGGTATGATCTGTTTGCTCCCATTGGAGAGAGCACTACCCAATTTACCATAGAGGATTCGAAGGATTACCTTGTAACGCATTTTCGTGGTTTTTCCGATGATCTTGCGGATATGGTAGCAGAGGCTTATGATAATGAGTGGATTGATTTTTACCCACGTAAGGGTAAGGTTGGAGGTGCCTTCTGCGAGAATATCCCCTTTGTGAAGCAAAGCAGGATATTAACGAATTTCACAGGTACCTTTAGTGATGTGGTAACACTGGCCCATGAACTGGGGCATGCATACCATGGATTAAACATTCAGGATCATCTGCCTCTCAATGTGGATTACAGTATGCCAGTGGCTGAGACGGCCTCAACCTTTAATGAGGCATTGATTATGGAAGCAGCAATTAAGGAAACTACGGGAAGAGAGAAGCTGGCACTGATAGAAAGCCAATTGCAGGATGTAACACAGATTATTTGTGATATTTATTCCCGTTTCCTGTTTGAGAGCGCAGTATTTGAAAAGAGTAAAACAGGTTTCCTTTTTGCAGATGAATTAAAAGAGATGATGCTGGATGCACAGAAGGAAGCTTACGGAGATGGATTGGATCACGATTATCTTCATCCGTATATGTGGGTCTTAAAGGGGCATTATTATTCAGAAAGCTTAAGCTTTTATAATTTCCCTTATGCCTTCGGAGGTTTATTGGCAAGAGGACTATATGAAAAATACAAAACAGGGGGAAAGGATTTTATACCGAAATACAAAGCATTACTAAAGGCTACAACCGTAATGAGTGTAGAAGATGCTGCGATGGAAGCAGAGATAGACTTGGAAAATCCAGACTTTTGGCGTACCAGTCTTAGAACAGTGGAAGATTTAATTGAAGAATTTATCCGCTTAGCAGAATAG
- a CDS encoding alpha-glucosidase yields MKQILSKKSKVKDIYANPIGHDILSKLLLQTNKKERLITNAIVGNLRLKTIARLTRKSIGEDFYDALLDLLNSEEDVPEEPTSDITKTWWKEAVFYQIYPRSFQDSNGDGVGDIQGIISRLDYLKGLGIDAIWLSPIYDSPNDDNGYDIRDYYSIMKEFGTMEDFDQMLYEIHRRGMKLIMDLVVNHTSDEHPWFRAAIKDTSSKYHDYYLFQKSKNEQPPNNWTSFFSGSTWNYYEKNEEWGLHLFSKKQMDLNWENEEVRKEIHTMIRWWLEKGVDGFRLDVINYISKKSGLPDGDEQIGKLIGYYGIEHYFYGPKLHQYLKELRREAFEPYDAFTVGETPGIGMQMSKLLTGEKRKELDMVFSFDHLEAPGHVRFDEYRYDLNYLKDYMCYWMEHYGNQCWMSLFYENHDNPRMVSKVNPDPVYRETLAKLLAMIQLTLKGTPFLFEGQEIGAVNKKFTSINEIRDVESINLYQELVPSKGEEEAFRIILSGSRDHARTPMQWNDKKNAGFTEGTPWISPNDDYLEWNVEKQLHQENSILNFYRNLIRLRKENNTLIYGEFIPINRKKKNLFAYLRKEGPEEFYVECNLGIDSMKKTRMKGDYRLILSNYSEPADELRPYEANLYQRILEE; encoded by the coding sequence ATGAAACAAATACTCAGTAAGAAAAGTAAAGTAAAAGACATTTATGCCAACCCCATTGGGCACGATATTTTGAGTAAGCTTTTGTTACAGACAAATAAAAAAGAGAGGCTTATTACGAATGCAATCGTTGGAAACCTTCGTTTGAAAACCATAGCACGATTAACGAGAAAATCCATAGGAGAGGATTTCTATGATGCTTTGCTAGATCTTCTTAATAGTGAAGAGGATGTACCGGAAGAACCTACCTCTGATATTACGAAGACCTGGTGGAAAGAAGCAGTATTTTATCAGATCTATCCGCGGAGCTTTCAAGATAGCAATGGGGATGGAGTGGGAGATATTCAGGGGATTATATCAAGACTGGATTATCTGAAAGGACTTGGGATAGATGCAATCTGGCTTTCTCCTATTTACGATTCACCCAATGATGATAATGGTTATGATATACGGGATTATTATAGCATAATGAAGGAATTTGGCACGATGGAGGATTTTGACCAAATGCTTTATGAAATACATCGCCGTGGAATGAAGCTGATTATGGATCTGGTTGTTAATCATACATCGGATGAGCACCCATGGTTTCGGGCAGCAATCAAGGATACGAGTTCTAAATATCATGATTATTATCTGTTTCAAAAATCGAAAAATGAACAGCCTCCTAATAACTGGACTTCCTTTTTTAGTGGCAGTACATGGAATTATTATGAAAAGAATGAGGAATGGGGACTCCATTTATTTTCCAAAAAGCAAATGGATTTAAATTGGGAAAATGAGGAGGTACGAAAGGAAATCCATACGATGATCCGTTGGTGGCTGGAGAAGGGTGTGGACGGTTTTCGATTAGATGTAATCAATTATATTTCGAAAAAGAGTGGCTTACCCGACGGAGATGAGCAGATCGGAAAATTAATCGGTTATTATGGAATCGAACATTATTTTTATGGCCCGAAGCTTCATCAATATCTGAAAGAATTAAGAAGAGAGGCATTTGAGCCCTACGATGCATTCACGGTGGGCGAAACCCCTGGCATTGGAATGCAGATGAGTAAACTGTTAACGGGAGAGAAACGGAAAGAGTTGGATATGGTGTTCTCCTTTGATCATTTGGAAGCGCCAGGGCATGTACGATTTGATGAATACCGATATGATTTGAATTACTTAAAGGATTATATGTGCTACTGGATGGAACACTACGGGAACCAGTGCTGGATGTCATTATTTTATGAAAATCATGATAATCCCAGAATGGTTTCCAAGGTTAACCCGGATCCGGTTTATCGTGAGACCTTAGCCAAGCTTCTTGCCATGATTCAGTTGACATTGAAGGGAACACCGTTTCTCTTTGAGGGACAGGAAATAGGTGCGGTGAATAAGAAGTTTACTTCGATTAACGAGATAAGAGATGTGGAAAGCATTAATTTGTATCAGGAACTGGTTCCTTCAAAGGGAGAGGAGGAGGCTTTTCGAATCATCTTAAGCGGTAGCAGAGATCATGCCAGAACTCCAATGCAATGGAATGATAAGAAAAATGCCGGTTTTACGGAGGGAACACCTTGGATTAGCCCCAATGACGATTATCTGGAGTGGAATGTGGAGAAGCAATTACATCAGGAGAATTCTATCCTGAATTTTTACCGAAATCTCATTCGATTGAGAAAAGAAAATAACACTTTAATCTATGGGGAATTTATACCGATTAACAGAAAGAAAAAGAACCTGTTTGCGTACCTTCGTAAGGAAGGACCGGAGGAATTCTATGTGGAATGTAATCTGGGTATCGACAGTATGAAAAAGACCAGAATGAAAGGCGATTATAGGCTGATCCTATCGAATTATTCGGAGCCCGCTGATGAGTTGCGTCCATATGAAGCGAATCTTTATCAGCGAATATTGGAAGAATGA
- a CDS encoding DUF1189 family protein, translating to MQTKKLNFFEQIYYATIRPNQYYRLTKVSGGRLTGFIFLFIFLISLFSIIPLFIETFGSHGISQMLNEIPDFELSGGQLYVEERYELDEGGSYILIDTSINRFTDEDVPDGYYQCLLISRTNMINAKSYGRTQEVRFSDIPGLHFDNDNLASLLPFFYLIIIIAAVFIYLYLLAIYLLGALIYSLVGLFVNYLGHVRLTYAAIFKTAIYSKVSIRILYSIIDYFGLSLNGYFRGLIAILATCAYVAFGILSHSSEEAHREVGIPGGY from the coding sequence ATGCAGACAAAGAAGCTAAATTTCTTTGAGCAGATTTACTATGCAACAATCCGGCCTAACCAGTATTATCGTTTGACAAAGGTAAGTGGTGGGCGGTTAACCGGATTTATCTTTCTATTTATATTCCTTATCAGTTTATTTTCCATTATACCTTTGTTCATCGAAACCTTTGGTTCTCACGGTATCTCTCAAATGCTAAATGAAATACCTGATTTTGAACTGAGTGGAGGACAACTGTATGTGGAAGAGCGATATGAATTAGACGAAGGTGGTTCTTATATTCTTATCGATACCAGTATAAACCGTTTTACTGATGAGGATGTTCCTGATGGTTATTATCAATGTTTATTAATCAGCAGAACGAACATGATTAATGCCAAAAGCTATGGAAGGACACAGGAAGTGCGTTTCAGTGATATACCAGGCTTACATTTTGATAATGACAATCTTGCATCCCTACTTCCATTTTTCTATCTGATTATTATAATCGCTGCTGTGTTTATTTATCTTTATTTACTTGCTATCTATTTACTAGGAGCATTAATCTACTCACTTGTTGGATTATTTGTAAATTATTTAGGCCATGTAAGGCTTACCTATGCGGCAATATTCAAAACAGCCATTTACAGCAAGGTTTCAATACGTATTCTGTACTCCATCATTGATTATTTTGGTTTGTCATTGAATGGCTATTTCCGAGGACTAATTGCTATTCTGGCCACCTGCGCCTATGTTGCCTTTGGTATCCTATCCCATTCCTCTGAGGAAGCTCACAGGGAAGTTGGAATACCCGGAGGCTATTAA
- a CDS encoding MFS transporter: protein MEKNSLQTKRMERMSYAGFFLGQNIIYVIPFQFLTYFYTEHVGLSLGDTTLLLLIAKVWDAINDPLMGAIVDKCNFKKGKYLPWLKFVTFAMPASMLFLFLSFEGPYLLKLAYAYVTYIIFDIVYTISDAPLFSLSTVMSDLPYERDKLMSYGRLAAAVAAITSAVFMSIKQETNWFVTVGIYCLVSFFVMLPLPFQAKERVQYHRSEDISFIKIFQYLFKNKYLLLYYLGYMAIGTTNTLQIMAVYFANSNLGNEAMVTVIMGVVILPVILMAPFLPFLIKKFGKKKLTVSGSIATILLSIVQYFAGYDNLTVFLIIAAVRVVFMQIPLMLYGMFTADCIEYGAYVTGERTEGMAFSIQTFVTKLSAAFCNTLCLILLNLFGYIEKAERQSEQALHGIWVIMSLIPVAGYLVMLLIMKLYHLDENKVASMIEHNRNKE, encoded by the coding sequence ATGGAGAAAAATAGTTTGCAGACGAAAAGAATGGAACGAATGTCCTATGCAGGTTTTTTTCTGGGACAGAATATTATCTATGTTATACCCTTTCAGTTTTTGACTTATTTTTATACAGAGCACGTTGGGTTATCACTGGGAGATACCACTCTGCTTTTGCTGATCGCTAAGGTATGGGATGCGATTAATGATCCACTTATGGGAGCCATCGTAGACAAATGTAACTTTAAGAAGGGAAAGTATCTTCCCTGGCTGAAGTTTGTAACCTTTGCTATGCCGGCATCGATGCTATTCCTGTTTCTTTCCTTTGAGGGACCTTATCTTCTCAAGCTGGCATATGCTTATGTGACTTACATAATCTTTGATATTGTGTATACCATTTCTGATGCACCCTTGTTTTCCTTATCTACTGTAATGAGTGACTTACCCTATGAAAGGGATAAATTAATGTCCTACGGAAGACTTGCAGCTGCAGTTGCTGCCATTACAAGTGCAGTATTTATGAGTATAAAGCAGGAGACGAACTGGTTTGTTACTGTTGGAATATACTGTCTTGTTTCCTTCTTTGTAATGTTGCCTCTTCCCTTCCAGGCAAAAGAAAGGGTTCAGTATCATAGAAGTGAGGATATCTCATTTATCAAGATCTTTCAATATTTGTTTAAGAATAAATATCTGCTGCTTTACTACCTCGGATATATGGCAATTGGAACTACGAATACGCTGCAAATCATGGCGGTATACTTTGCAAACTCCAATCTGGGGAATGAAGCAATGGTGACCGTTATTATGGGTGTGGTTATTCTGCCAGTCATCCTTATGGCTCCATTTTTGCCTTTCCTGATTAAGAAATTCGGCAAAAAAAAGCTTACCGTATCCGGTTCTATTGCTACAATTTTGTTGAGTATTGTACAGTATTTTGCCGGATACGATAATCTTACGGTTTTTCTAATAATAGCAGCAGTTCGTGTTGTATTTATGCAGATACCGCTTATGCTTTATGGAATGTTTACTGCTGATTGTATTGAGTATGGTGCTTATGTCACCGGAGAACGTACCGAAGGAATGGCATTCTCCATACAGACCTTTGTGACGAAGCTTTCTGCTGCCTTTTGTAATACCCTGTGTCTCATTCTATTGAATCTCTTTGGCTATATTGAAAAAGCAGAGAGACAATCCGAACAGGCCTTACATGGTATATGGGTTATTATGAGTCTTATCCCAGTAGCAGGTTATCTGGTCATGCTATTGATTATGAAGCTGTATCATCTGGATGAGAATAAGGTTGCATCGATGATTGAGCACAACCGTAATAAGGAATAA
- a CDS encoding HD domain-containing protein, with the protein MEASNNENIEFINNIKELVKHEKIQEMRNYIQHGNTTTLTHCLIVSYYSYQLSRRLPFHMNRGSIIRGAMLHDFYLYDWHKPEESQRLHGFVHAKFALANAKKYFDLNDIEVDIIKTHMWPLTLFQIPKSKEALLVCCVDKVCSLLETLYIPTMPKCYRQLMRLINTGKVLNLG; encoded by the coding sequence ATGGAAGCATCTAATAATGAAAATATAGAATTTATCAATAATATAAAAGAACTGGTTAAGCATGAGAAAATTCAAGAAATGAGGAACTATATTCAGCACGGTAATACTACTACCCTAACTCATTGTCTTATCGTATCCTATTATAGTTATCAATTATCACGTCGACTACCCTTTCATATGAATAGAGGAAGTATCATCCGGGGAGCTATGCTCCATGATTTTTATTTATATGATTGGCATAAACCGGAAGAAAGTCAGAGATTACACGGTTTTGTTCATGCTAAATTTGCTCTTGCCAATGCAAAGAAGTACTTTGATCTGAATGATATCGAAGTAGACATTATAAAGACACATATGTGGCCATTAACACTTTTCCAAATTCCAAAATCAAAAGAAGCACTTCTTGTATGTTGCGTTGATAAGGTTTGCTCTTTACTTGAAACGTTATATATCCCGACTATGCCAAAGTGTTACAGACAGCTAATGCGACTAATCAATACTGGAAAAGTATTGAATCTGGGATAA